In Poecile atricapillus isolate bPoeAtr1 chromosome 22, bPoeAtr1.hap1, whole genome shotgun sequence, a genomic segment contains:
- the PEX10 gene encoding peroxisome biogenesis factor 10 isoform X1, translating to MAAAAGPARLVRCGQKDELYRAALRSGAGTALRGLAGARPWLEWRREVELLSDVAYFVLTTLSGYQTLGEEYVNIIQVDPSKKKVPSFLSRALFISLHTVVPYCLEKALLHLEHELQMEAEESRTPENPPAICFPRRTLIRTWIQKQVGELTEQQKKTASQVVSVLKQSIPLLHRLHLAVFYIQGTFNHMSKRITGISYLHFGGLQGEDQSIRSGYRFLGIISLFHLLLTVGVQMYSFKQKQRARQEWRLYRNLTHQKSTSKEVAAGRQSRCTLCLEERRHSTATPCGHLFCWECITAWCNTRAECPLCREKFHPQKLIYLRHYQM from the exons atggcggcggcggcgggcccGGCGCGGCTGGTGCGGTGCGGGCAGAAGGACGAGCTGTACCGGGCCGCTCTGCGCAGTGGGGCCGGCACGGCGCTGCGGGGGCTGGCGG GTGCCCGGCCGTGGCTGGAGTGGAGGAGGGAGGTGGAGCTGCTCTCCGACGTGGCGTATTTCGTGCTGACCACGTTGTCAG GTTATCAGACCCTGGGAGAAGAGTATGTGAACATCATTCAGGTTGACCCAAGCAAGAAGAAGGtgccttctttcctttctcgGGCCCTCTTTATTTCCCTGCACACCGTGGTACCCTACTGCCTGGAAAAGGCACTGCTGCACCTGGAACATGAGCTGCAGATGGAGGCTGAGGAATCCAGGACCCCAGAAAACCCCCCAGCAATTTGCTTTCCCAGGAGGACCTTAATTCGCACCTGGATTCAGAAGCAGGTTGGGGagctcacagagcagcagaagaaaacagccTCCCAAGTTGTGTCTGTCCTTAAACAATCTATCCCTCTGCTGCACCGGCTCCACCTAGCAGTGTTCTACATCCAGGGCACCTTCAATCACATGTCCAAAAGGATCACAGGAATCTCATAC CTGCATTTTGGAGGACTGCAAGGAGAAGATCAGAGTATCCGATCAGGTTACCGGTTTCTTGGAATAATTTCACTCTTCCACCTTCTGCTGACCGTTGGAGTTCAGATGTACAGCTTCAAACAGAAGCAGAGAGCAAGGCAGGAGTGGAGGCTATACCGCAACCTCACTCACCAGAA AAGCACAAGCAAGGAGGTGGCTGCCGGGCGCCAGTCACGCTGCACACTGTGCTTGGAGGAGCggaggcacagcacagccaccccCTGCGGGCACCTCTTCTGCTGGGAGTGCATCACTGCCTGGTGCAACACTAGG gcAGAATGTCCACTGTGCAGAGAGAAATTCCACCCTCAGAAACTGATTTACCTACGGCACTACCAAATGTAA
- the PEX10 gene encoding peroxisome biogenesis factor 10 isoform X3 produces the protein MAAAAGPARLVRCGQKDELYRAALRSGAGTALRGLAGARPWLEWRREVELLSDVAYFVLTTLSGYQTLGEEYVNIIQVDPSKKKVPSFLSRALFISLHTVVPYCLEKALLHLEHELQMEAEESRTPENPPAICFPRRTLIRTWIQKQVGELTEQQKKTASQVVSVLKQSIPLLHRLHLAVFYIQGTFNHMSKRITGISYLHFGGLQGEDQSIRSGYRFLGIISLFHLLLTVGVQMYSFKQKQRARQEWRLYRNLTHQKSTSKEVAAGRQSRCTLCLEERRHSTATPCGHLFCWECITAWCNTRGTQS, from the exons atggcggcggcggcgggcccGGCGCGGCTGGTGCGGTGCGGGCAGAAGGACGAGCTGTACCGGGCCGCTCTGCGCAGTGGGGCCGGCACGGCGCTGCGGGGGCTGGCGG GTGCCCGGCCGTGGCTGGAGTGGAGGAGGGAGGTGGAGCTGCTCTCCGACGTGGCGTATTTCGTGCTGACCACGTTGTCAG GTTATCAGACCCTGGGAGAAGAGTATGTGAACATCATTCAGGTTGACCCAAGCAAGAAGAAGGtgccttctttcctttctcgGGCCCTCTTTATTTCCCTGCACACCGTGGTACCCTACTGCCTGGAAAAGGCACTGCTGCACCTGGAACATGAGCTGCAGATGGAGGCTGAGGAATCCAGGACCCCAGAAAACCCCCCAGCAATTTGCTTTCCCAGGAGGACCTTAATTCGCACCTGGATTCAGAAGCAGGTTGGGGagctcacagagcagcagaagaaaacagccTCCCAAGTTGTGTCTGTCCTTAAACAATCTATCCCTCTGCTGCACCGGCTCCACCTAGCAGTGTTCTACATCCAGGGCACCTTCAATCACATGTCCAAAAGGATCACAGGAATCTCATAC CTGCATTTTGGAGGACTGCAAGGAGAAGATCAGAGTATCCGATCAGGTTACCGGTTTCTTGGAATAATTTCACTCTTCCACCTTCTGCTGACCGTTGGAGTTCAGATGTACAGCTTCAAACAGAAGCAGAGAGCAAGGCAGGAGTGGAGGCTATACCGCAACCTCACTCACCAGAA AAGCACAAGCAAGGAGGTGGCTGCCGGGCGCCAGTCACGCTGCACACTGTGCTTGGAGGAGCggaggcacagcacagccaccccCTGCGGGCACCTCTTCTGCTGGGAGTGCATCACTGCCTGGTGCAACACTAGG GGCACCCAGAGCTGA
- the PEX10 gene encoding peroxisome biogenesis factor 10 isoform X2, whose product MAAAAGPARLVRCGQKDELYRAALRSGAGTALRGLAGARPWLEWRREVELLSDVAYFVLTTLSGYQTLGEEYVNIIQVDPSKKKVPSFLSRALFISLHTVVPYCLEKALLHLEHELQMEAEESRTPENPPAICFPRRTLIRTWIQKQVGELTEQQKKTASQVVSVLKQSIPLLHRLHLAVFYIQGTFNHMSKRITGISYLHFGGLQGEDQSIRSGYRFLGIISLFHLLLTVGVQMYSFKQKQRARQEWRLYRNLTHQNTSKEVAAGRQSRCTLCLEERRHSTATPCGHLFCWECITAWCNTRAECPLCREKFHPQKLIYLRHYQM is encoded by the exons atggcggcggcggcgggcccGGCGCGGCTGGTGCGGTGCGGGCAGAAGGACGAGCTGTACCGGGCCGCTCTGCGCAGTGGGGCCGGCACGGCGCTGCGGGGGCTGGCGG GTGCCCGGCCGTGGCTGGAGTGGAGGAGGGAGGTGGAGCTGCTCTCCGACGTGGCGTATTTCGTGCTGACCACGTTGTCAG GTTATCAGACCCTGGGAGAAGAGTATGTGAACATCATTCAGGTTGACCCAAGCAAGAAGAAGGtgccttctttcctttctcgGGCCCTCTTTATTTCCCTGCACACCGTGGTACCCTACTGCCTGGAAAAGGCACTGCTGCACCTGGAACATGAGCTGCAGATGGAGGCTGAGGAATCCAGGACCCCAGAAAACCCCCCAGCAATTTGCTTTCCCAGGAGGACCTTAATTCGCACCTGGATTCAGAAGCAGGTTGGGGagctcacagagcagcagaagaaaacagccTCCCAAGTTGTGTCTGTCCTTAAACAATCTATCCCTCTGCTGCACCGGCTCCACCTAGCAGTGTTCTACATCCAGGGCACCTTCAATCACATGTCCAAAAGGATCACAGGAATCTCATAC CTGCATTTTGGAGGACTGCAAGGAGAAGATCAGAGTATCCGATCAGGTTACCGGTTTCTTGGAATAATTTCACTCTTCCACCTTCTGCTGACCGTTGGAGTTCAGATGTACAGCTTCAAACAGAAGCAGAGAGCAAGGCAGGAGTGGAGGCTATACCGCAACCTCACTCACCAGAA CACAAGCAAGGAGGTGGCTGCCGGGCGCCAGTCACGCTGCACACTGTGCTTGGAGGAGCggaggcacagcacagccaccccCTGCGGGCACCTCTTCTGCTGGGAGTGCATCACTGCCTGGTGCAACACTAGG gcAGAATGTCCACTGTGCAGAGAGAAATTCCACCCTCAGAAACTGATTTACCTACGGCACTACCAAATGTAA
- the RER1 gene encoding protein RER1 has translation MSEGDSIGESVHGKPSVVYRFFSRLGQIYQSWLDKSTPYTAVRWIVTLGLSFIYMIRVYLLQGWYIVTYALGIYHLNLFIAFLSPKVDPSLMEDSDDGPSLPTRQNEEFRPFIRRLPEFKFWHSATKGILVAMACTFFEAFNVPVFWPILVMYFIMLFCITMKRQIKHMIKYRYIPFTHGKRKYKGKEDVGKTFAS, from the exons ATGTCAGAAGGGGACAGCATTGGCGAGTCTGTGCATGGAAAACCTTCAGTGGTCTATAGATTTTTCTCAAGACTTGGCCAG ATCTACCAGTCCTGGTTAGACAAATCCACCCCCTACACCGCAGTGCGATGGATTGTCACATTGGGGCTGAGCTTTATCTACATGATTAGAGTTTATTTACTGCAG ggctggtACATTGTGACATATGCCTTGGGAATCTACCATCTCAACCTCTTCATAGCTTTCCTGTCACCAAAGGTAGACCCATCTCTAATGGAAGATTCAG aTGATGGTCCTTCTTTACCTACAAGGCAAAATGAAGAATTTCGGCCTTTCATTAGAAGGCTCCCAGAATTCAAATTCTG GCACTCTGCCACTAAAGGAATCCTGGTTGCTATGGCTTGTACATTCTTTGAGGCTTTCAATGTTCCTGTGTTTTGGCCAATCCTTGTGATGTACTTCATTATGCTATTTTGTATCACTATGAAGAGGCAAATCAAG CACATGATAAAGTACAGATATATACCCTTCACACATGGCAAGAGGAAATACAAAGGGAAAGAGGATGTGGGGAAGACCTTTGCTAGCTAG